A single window of Streptomyces griseoviridis DNA harbors:
- a CDS encoding ABC transporter permease: MSAATEPAPAPAPPPAATGSALGQSVRDSMVVARRNLIRMSRIPEMLLFAVIQPVMFVILFTYVFGGSIQVGGSTSPDVYKNFLMAGIFAQTVTFATAGAGAGIADDMHKGLIDRFRSLPMARGAVLTGRTVADLVQTSITLAVLAVVALIVGWRPGYAEPTNLGKILGGFGLLLLLGYAFTWIGALIGLSVRTPEAATSGGLVWLFPVTFISNAFVDSSRMTPWLRHIADWNPFSATVQACRTLFGDPGVSTSTAWPMQHPVWASLIYSVLIVVVFRTLAVRKYRSATA, encoded by the coding sequence GTGAGCGCCGCCACCGAACCCGCACCCGCCCCCGCGCCCCCGCCCGCCGCCACCGGCAGCGCCCTCGGCCAGTCGGTCCGCGACTCCATGGTCGTCGCCAGACGGAACCTGATCCGGATGTCCCGGATTCCCGAGATGCTGCTGTTCGCGGTCATCCAGCCGGTGATGTTCGTGATCCTGTTCACCTACGTCTTCGGCGGCTCGATCCAGGTCGGCGGCTCCACCAGTCCCGACGTCTACAAGAACTTCCTGATGGCCGGGATCTTCGCCCAGACCGTCACCTTCGCCACCGCGGGCGCGGGCGCCGGGATCGCCGACGACATGCACAAGGGCCTCATCGACCGGTTCCGCTCACTGCCCATGGCGCGCGGCGCCGTCCTCACCGGGCGCACGGTCGCGGACCTCGTGCAGACCTCCATCACGCTGGCCGTCCTCGCGGTCGTCGCGCTGATCGTGGGCTGGCGCCCCGGCTACGCGGAGCCGACCAACCTCGGCAAGATCCTCGGCGGGTTCGGCCTGCTGCTCCTGCTGGGGTACGCCTTCACCTGGATCGGCGCGCTGATCGGCCTGTCCGTGCGCACCCCGGAGGCGGCGACCTCGGGCGGCCTGGTCTGGCTGTTCCCGGTCACGTTCATCTCGAACGCCTTCGTGGACTCCAGCCGGATGACGCCGTGGCTGCGGCACATCGCCGACTGGAACCCGTTCAGCGCGACCGTCCAGGCGTGCCGCACCCTCTTCGGCGACCCCGGGGTCTCCACCTCCACGGCCTGGCCCATGCAGCACCCGGTGTGGGCCTCGCTGATCTACTCGGTGCTGATCGTCGTCGTCTTCCGGACGCTGGCGGTGCGCAAGTACCGTTCCGCGACCGCCTGA
- the ilvA gene encoding threonine ammonia-lyase translates to MSYSTADPLRPVTLDDVRGAGKMLAGVARVTAMEGSRHLSQLVGAPVHLKCENLQRTGSFKLRGAYVRIAGLLPEERAAGVVAASAGNHAQGVALASALLGVRATVFMPIGAPLPKISATRDYGAEVRLHGQVVDETLAAAQEYAAETGAVFIHPFDHPDVIAGQGTVGLEILDQCPELRTLVVGIGGGGLAAGIAVAVKALRPDVRIVGVQAEGAAAYPPSLTAGHPVSIAHPATMADGIKVGRPGEVPFRIVADLVDEVRTVSEDELSAALLLCLERAKLVVEPAGASPVAALLARPREFEGPVVAVLSGGNVDPLLMQRILRHGMVAQGRYLAVRLRLTDRPGALASLLGALTVVDANVVDVSHVRTDSRLGLTEAEVELHLETKGPEHCAEVGRALREAGYTIIA, encoded by the coding sequence ACGACGTACGAGGCGCGGGGAAGATGCTCGCGGGCGTGGCGCGGGTGACGGCGATGGAGGGCAGCAGGCACCTGTCCCAGCTGGTCGGGGCGCCGGTCCACCTCAAGTGCGAGAACCTCCAGCGGACCGGTTCGTTCAAGCTGCGCGGCGCCTATGTGCGGATCGCCGGGCTGCTGCCCGAGGAGCGGGCCGCCGGGGTGGTCGCGGCGAGCGCGGGCAACCACGCGCAGGGCGTCGCCCTCGCGTCCGCGCTGCTCGGCGTGCGGGCGACCGTGTTCATGCCCATCGGGGCGCCGCTCCCCAAGATCAGCGCCACCCGCGACTACGGCGCCGAGGTGCGCCTGCACGGCCAGGTCGTCGACGAGACACTGGCCGCCGCCCAGGAGTACGCGGCCGAGACCGGCGCGGTCTTCATCCACCCCTTCGACCACCCGGACGTCATCGCGGGCCAGGGCACGGTCGGCCTGGAGATCCTGGACCAGTGCCCGGAGCTGCGCACGCTCGTGGTGGGCATCGGCGGCGGCGGGCTCGCGGCCGGCATCGCGGTCGCCGTCAAGGCGCTCCGGCCCGACGTGCGGATCGTGGGCGTGCAGGCGGAGGGCGCCGCGGCGTACCCGCCGTCGCTGACCGCCGGGCATCCGGTGTCGATCGCGCACCCGGCGACGATGGCCGACGGCATCAAGGTGGGCCGCCCCGGCGAGGTGCCGTTCCGGATCGTCGCCGACCTGGTGGACGAGGTCCGCACGGTCAGCGAGGACGAGCTGTCGGCCGCGCTGCTGCTCTGCCTCGAACGGGCCAAGCTGGTGGTGGAACCGGCCGGGGCGAGCCCGGTGGCGGCGCTGCTCGCCAGGCCGCGGGAGTTCGAGGGCCCGGTCGTGGCCGTGCTGTCCGGGGGCAACGTCGACCCGCTGCTGATGCAGCGCATCCTGCGCCACGGCATGGTCGCGCAGGGCCGCTACCTGGCCGTCCGGCTGCGTCTGACGGACCGCCCTGGGGCGCTGGCCTCGCTGCTCGGGGCGTTGACCGTGGTCGACGCCAACGTCGTCGACGTGAGCCATGTGCGGACCGACTCCCGGCTCGGGCTCACGGAGGCCGAGGTCGAGCTGCACCTGGAGACGAAGGGCCCCGAGCACTGCGCCGAGGTGGGCCGGGCCCTGCGCGAGGCCGGGTACACGATCATCGCCTGA
- the greA gene encoding transcription elongation factor GreA, which translates to MTQTSDNVTWLTQEAYNQLKAELEYLSGPARTEIAGKIAAAREEGDLRENGGYHAAKEEQGKQELRVRQLTQLLENAKVGEAPASADGAVAPGMVVTIAFDGDEDDTLSFLLASREYASSDIETYSPQSPLGSGVIGHKVGEDAEYELPNGKKASVKIIKAEPYNG; encoded by the coding sequence GTGACCCAGACCAGCGACAACGTCACCTGGCTGACCCAGGAGGCGTACAACCAGCTCAAGGCCGAGCTGGAGTACCTGTCTGGTCCCGCGCGTACGGAGATCGCCGGGAAGATCGCAGCCGCGCGTGAGGAAGGGGACCTGCGCGAGAACGGCGGGTACCACGCGGCGAAGGAGGAGCAGGGCAAGCAGGAGCTCCGGGTGCGCCAGCTGACCCAGCTCCTGGAGAACGCCAAGGTCGGTGAGGCCCCGGCATCCGCCGACGGCGCCGTCGCACCGGGCATGGTCGTCACGATCGCCTTCGACGGCGACGAGGACGACACCCTCTCCTTCCTTCTGGCCTCCCGCGAGTACGCCAGCTCCGACATCGAGACCTACTCGCCGCAGTCCCCGCTCGGCTCCGGCGTGATCGGCCACAAGGTCGGCGAGGACGCGGAGTACGAGCTGCCGAACGGCAAGAAGGCCTCCGTGAAGATCATCAAGGCCGAGCCGTACAACGGCTGA
- a CDS encoding DUF4307 domain-containing protein encodes MSAVSTRLPDGRYGRSSDERADHKLKVLGSVLGVLMLALLGWFAWHYVAQNKISAEVITFDVGEHAVKVHLEVRKDAGASGYCTVRSQSEDGAEVGRADFRFGGDATRIDKLVTLRTTSPGTTAELLGCHAD; translated from the coding sequence ATGAGCGCCGTGAGCACGCGACTGCCCGACGGCCGGTACGGCCGTTCCTCGGACGAGCGGGCCGACCACAAGCTCAAGGTCCTCGGCTCCGTGCTCGGCGTGCTGATGCTGGCGCTGCTCGGCTGGTTCGCCTGGCACTACGTCGCCCAGAACAAGATCAGCGCCGAGGTGATCACCTTCGACGTCGGCGAGCACGCGGTGAAGGTCCATCTGGAGGTCCGCAAGGACGCGGGCGCGAGCGGCTACTGCACCGTCCGCTCCCAGTCGGAGGACGGCGCCGAGGTGGGCCGGGCCGACTTCCGCTTCGGCGGGGACGCCACCCGCATCGACAAGCTGGTCACCCTGCGCACCACCTCCCCCGGGACCACCGCGGAACTGCTCGGCTGCCACGCCGACTGA
- a CDS encoding ATP-binding cassette domain-containing protein has translation MPGAIYAEALVKTFGDVRALDGVDLDVPEGTVLGLLGPNGAGKTTAVRCLTTLLRPDSGRAVVAGIDVLRRPNEVRRSIGLSGQFAAVDEYLTGRENLQMVGQLYQMRSRAAKARAVELLDQFSLTDAADRPAKTYSGGMRRRLDLAAALVVSPPVMFMDEPTTGLDPRNRQLLWEVIKGLVSGGTTLLLTTQYLEEADQLAHDIAVVDHGRVIARGTSDDLKARTGGERVEVVVHAREHLTDAAEVLRGYGKGAVSVEQHTRKLTVPVTGGPKLLAEVIRDLDGRGIEMDDVGLRRPTLDDVFLSLTGHATEDGEPAADTADGGTPQHPKAGRRGRGRARGPQKEADQ, from the coding sequence ATGCCGGGCGCCATCTATGCCGAGGCTCTGGTCAAGACCTTCGGTGACGTAAGGGCACTGGACGGCGTCGACCTCGATGTCCCCGAGGGCACGGTCCTCGGCCTGCTCGGGCCCAACGGCGCGGGCAAGACGACAGCCGTCCGCTGCCTGACGACCCTCCTCCGCCCGGACAGCGGCAGAGCCGTCGTCGCCGGTATCGACGTGCTGCGCCGGCCCAACGAGGTACGGCGCTCGATCGGCCTGTCCGGCCAGTTCGCCGCCGTCGACGAATACCTGACCGGCCGCGAGAACCTCCAGATGGTCGGCCAGCTCTACCAGATGCGGTCCAGGGCGGCGAAGGCGCGCGCCGTCGAACTGCTCGACCAGTTCAGTCTCACGGACGCCGCCGACCGCCCCGCCAAGACCTACTCGGGCGGGATGCGCCGCCGCCTCGACCTCGCGGCGGCCCTGGTCGTCTCCCCGCCCGTGATGTTCATGGACGAGCCCACCACCGGGCTCGACCCGCGCAACCGCCAGCTGCTGTGGGAGGTCATCAAGGGGCTCGTCTCCGGCGGTACGACACTGCTGCTGACCACCCAGTACCTGGAGGAGGCCGACCAGCTCGCGCACGACATCGCGGTCGTCGACCACGGCCGGGTCATCGCCCGCGGCACCTCGGACGACCTCAAGGCCCGCACCGGCGGCGAGCGCGTCGAGGTCGTGGTGCACGCGCGCGAACACCTGACGGACGCCGCCGAGGTCCTCCGCGGCTACGGCAAGGGCGCCGTCTCCGTCGAACAGCACACCCGCAAGCTCACCGTGCCCGTCACCGGCGGCCCGAAGCTCCTCGCCGAGGTCATCCGCGACCTCGACGGACGCGGCATCGAGATGGACGACGTCGGGCTGCGCCGCCCCACCCTCGACGACGTCTTCCTCTCCCTCACCGGACATGCCACCGAGGACGGCGAGCCGGCGGCCGACACGGCGGACGGCGGCACCCCGCAGCACCCCAAGGCAGGCAGACGCGGCCGGGGCAGGGCCCGCGGCCCGCAGAAGGAGGCAGACCAGTGA
- the mca gene encoding mycothiol conjugate amidase Mca: MAVHAHPDDESSKGAATMAKYVSEGVDVLVVTCTGGERGSILNPKLQGDAYIEENIHEVRRKEMDEAREILGIKQEWLGFVDSGLPEGDPLPPLPDGCFALEDVDKAAGELVKQIRSFRPQVITTYDENGGYPHPDHIMTHKISMVAFEGATDTEKYPESEFGPAFQPRKLYYNQGFNRPRTEALHHAMLDRGLESPYGDWLKRWAEFERVERTLTTHVPCADFFAVRDRALLAHATQIDPEGGWFRVPLDLQKEVWPTEEYELAKSLVDTSLPEDDLFAGIRDNA; the protein is encoded by the coding sequence ATGGCCGTGCACGCCCACCCCGACGACGAGTCGAGCAAGGGCGCGGCCACCATGGCGAAGTACGTGTCCGAGGGGGTGGACGTGCTGGTGGTGACCTGCACGGGCGGGGAGCGCGGCTCCATCCTCAACCCGAAGCTCCAGGGCGACGCGTACATCGAGGAGAACATCCACGAGGTGCGCAGGAAGGAGATGGACGAGGCCCGCGAGATCCTCGGCATCAAGCAGGAGTGGCTCGGCTTCGTCGACTCGGGACTGCCCGAGGGCGACCCGCTGCCGCCGCTGCCCGACGGCTGCTTCGCCCTGGAGGACGTCGACAAGGCGGCCGGTGAGCTGGTCAAGCAGATCCGCTCGTTCCGTCCGCAGGTGATCACCACCTACGACGAGAACGGCGGCTACCCGCACCCCGACCACATCATGACCCACAAGATCTCGATGGTCGCCTTCGAGGGCGCCACCGACACCGAGAAGTACCCGGAGTCGGAGTTCGGCCCGGCGTTCCAGCCGCGGAAGCTCTACTACAACCAGGGCTTCAACCGCCCCCGCACCGAGGCCCTCCACCACGCGATGCTGGACCGCGGCCTGGAGTCGCCGTACGGGGACTGGCTCAAGCGGTGGGCGGAGTTCGAGCGGGTGGAGCGCACCCTGACCACGCACGTCCCGTGCGCGGACTTCTTCGCCGTCCGGGACCGGGCGCTGCTCGCGCACGCCACCCAGATCGACCCCGAGGGCGGCTGGTTCCGGGTGCCGCTCGACCTCCAGAAGGAGGTCTGGCCGACCGAGGAGTACGAGCTGGCGAAGTCGCTCGTCGACACCTCCCTCCCCGAGGACGACCTCTTCGCGGGCATCCGCGACAATGCATGA